A window of the Branchiibius hedensis genome harbors these coding sequences:
- the nhaA gene encoding Na+/H+ antiporter NhaA: MSTDSGPGVLRRLFSRSDDPEENLRLTDLLRQETTGGLLLLVATAAALIWANSPWRSAYESLSSTQIGPASLHLHLDLATWAADGLLAVFFFVVGLELKHEIVHGSLRDPSKAAVPIVAAVCGMIVPALLYLAVQWASPHGVPLGWAVPIATDIAFALAVLAVVGSALPDGLRTFLLTLAVVDDLIAIVVIAIFFSAGINVGLLAASLALIAVFAYLANSGRLWWWVLIPLAVAAWICMHASGVHATIAGVLLGLSLPASRVHAIDHRIRPISAGLCVPIFAFFAAGVTVVGGGLAEALRDPVTIGVIVGLVLGKVLGITLSTFAMARFTRAELDDDIHWLDIVGLGLLAGVGFTVSLLIGELAFGPGTEEDDHVKVAILIGSLLSAGSAALVLGQRSRRRAAP, translated from the coding sequence ATGTCGACTGACAGCGGCCCCGGGGTCCTGCGCCGGTTGTTCTCCCGCAGCGACGACCCGGAGGAGAATCTGCGCCTGACCGACCTGCTGCGCCAGGAGACCACCGGTGGCCTGCTGCTGCTCGTGGCAACGGCAGCGGCCCTGATCTGGGCCAACTCACCCTGGCGGTCGGCGTACGAAAGCCTCTCGAGCACCCAGATCGGCCCGGCGTCCCTGCACCTCCATCTGGACCTGGCGACGTGGGCGGCCGACGGGCTGCTGGCCGTCTTCTTCTTCGTGGTCGGCCTCGAACTCAAACACGAGATCGTCCACGGGTCGCTGCGCGATCCGAGCAAGGCGGCCGTCCCGATCGTGGCCGCTGTCTGCGGCATGATCGTGCCCGCTCTGCTCTATCTGGCCGTCCAGTGGGCCTCCCCGCACGGCGTACCCCTGGGCTGGGCGGTGCCCATCGCCACCGACATCGCCTTCGCGCTCGCCGTCCTCGCGGTGGTGGGCAGTGCTCTGCCGGACGGCCTTCGCACCTTCTTGCTGACCCTGGCCGTGGTTGACGACCTCATCGCCATCGTGGTGATCGCCATCTTCTTCTCCGCCGGAATCAACGTCGGCCTGTTGGCGGCCAGCCTTGCATTGATCGCGGTGTTCGCCTACCTGGCCAACTCAGGACGTCTGTGGTGGTGGGTGCTGATCCCGCTGGCCGTCGCGGCGTGGATCTGCATGCACGCCAGCGGCGTTCACGCCACGATTGCCGGCGTACTGCTGGGACTGTCGCTGCCGGCCTCACGCGTACACGCCATCGATCACCGGATACGGCCGATCTCGGCCGGCCTGTGCGTTCCGATCTTTGCCTTCTTCGCCGCCGGGGTGACCGTCGTCGGCGGCGGCCTCGCCGAAGCGCTGAGGGACCCGGTGACAATCGGCGTCATCGTCGGTCTGGTTCTCGGCAAGGTTCTCGGCATCACCCTCAGCACCTTCGCGATGGCCCGCTTCACCAGGGCCGAACTGGACGACGACATCCACTGGCTGGACATCGTCGGGCTGGGTCTGCTGGCGGGCGTCGGGTTCACGGTGTCGCTGTTGATCGGCGAGTTGGCATTCGGCCCGGGCACCGAGGAGGACGACCACGTGAAGGTCGCCATCCTGATCGGATCACTCCTGTCGGCCGGCTCGGCCGCCCTGGTGCTCGGGCAGCGCAGCCGCCGACGCGCCGCACCGTGA
- a CDS encoding TetR/AcrR family transcriptional regulator, whose protein sequence is MTQGVRAARARAETMAQILALGREQLAERGAADLSVRAIARDLGMVSSGIYRYVATRDELLTALIIDSYNQLGEQVEQAAAGRGAPGRRFIRAANAARNWGRDHPHDWALIFGSPVPGYQAPRDTVQPGVRVASVLVSLTTEQHHGEGLLPPLRPMPISRRLSHQSALVREALVTDLPDDAVLRCVMAWAMINGAISFELFGQLANTFDPADDALAYAFRGAALLVGFPDVD, encoded by the coding sequence ATGACGCAGGGAGTGCGGGCTGCTAGGGCCCGAGCCGAGACCATGGCGCAGATCCTGGCCCTCGGTCGCGAGCAACTGGCCGAGCGCGGCGCCGCAGACCTCTCGGTGCGGGCCATCGCTCGTGACCTGGGAATGGTCTCTTCGGGGATCTACCGCTACGTGGCCACCCGTGACGAGTTGCTGACGGCCTTGATCATCGACTCGTACAACCAGTTGGGTGAGCAGGTGGAGCAGGCGGCTGCTGGCCGCGGCGCGCCCGGTCGCCGGTTCATCCGCGCCGCGAACGCCGCCCGCAATTGGGGGCGTGACCATCCGCACGACTGGGCGCTGATCTTCGGTTCCCCGGTGCCCGGTTACCAAGCGCCGCGCGACACCGTGCAACCAGGCGTCCGGGTCGCCTCCGTTCTGGTGTCTTTGACGACCGAGCAGCACCACGGTGAGGGACTGCTCCCACCGCTTCGCCCGATGCCCATCTCCCGGCGCCTGTCCCATCAGTCCGCGCTGGTGCGAGAGGCCCTGGTCACCGACCTCCCCGACGACGCGGTCCTGCGCTGCGTGATGGCCTGGGCCATGATCAACGGCGCCATCTCCTTCGAACTCTTCGGGCAACTGGCCAATACCTTCGATCCGGCTGACGACGCCCTTGCCTACGCCTTCCGCGGCGCCGCCCTTCTCGTGGGATTTCCCGATGTCGACTGA
- the acs gene encoding acetate--CoA ligase, with protein sequence MGAIGTLSPYARPKGEAIVSEETLSNLLHEDRSFPPDPAFAAQANGTADLYEQADADRDGFWAQQARTRLTWSKDFGQVLDWSEAPVAKWFVGGELNAAYNCVDRHVEAGNGDRVALHFVGEPQDDTRSITYAELLADVQKAANALKDLGVQTGDRVAVYLPMIPEAVVALLACARIGAPHSVVFGGFSSDALRSRISDADAKVVITADGGYRRGKPSALKPAVDEAVTGDSPVEHVLVVRRTGQDVAWTDKDIWWHDALEAADPECAPVPVDSEHPLFLLYTSGTTGKPKGILHTTGGYLLQAAYTNSVVHDVHPETDVYWCTADVGWVTGHSYIVYGPLANGATQVLYEGTPDTPHKGRWWEIIEQFKVSIFYTAPTAIRTCMKWGKEIPEKFDLSSIRVLGSVGEPINPEAWIWYHDVIGAGKAPIVDTWWQTETGAIMISALPGVTSLRPGSAQIAVPGISVDVVDDAGNSVPNGSGGYLIVDKPWPAMLRGVWGDLQRFKDTYWARFPGIYFAGDGAKKDEDGNIWVLGRVDDVMNVSGHRLSTTEIESALVSHPKVAEAAVVGATDDTTGQAVCAFVILRGDAVQEADEPGEGGDLVTELRNHVAKEIGPIAKPRQIMVVAELPKTRSGKIMRRLLRDVAENREVGDVTTLADSSVMDLIKSGLSGKD encoded by the coding sequence ATGGGTGCAATAGGAACTCTGTCACCGTACGCACGCCCCAAGGGAGAGGCCATCGTGAGCGAAGAGACCCTGTCCAACCTGTTGCACGAAGATCGCAGCTTCCCACCGGACCCCGCGTTCGCCGCGCAGGCCAACGGTACGGCGGATCTCTATGAGCAGGCCGACGCCGACCGTGACGGATTCTGGGCCCAGCAGGCCCGCACCCGCCTGACGTGGAGCAAGGACTTCGGACAGGTCCTCGATTGGTCCGAGGCTCCCGTCGCCAAGTGGTTCGTCGGCGGCGAGTTGAACGCCGCCTACAACTGCGTCGACCGGCACGTCGAAGCCGGCAACGGTGACCGGGTCGCGCTGCACTTCGTAGGTGAGCCGCAGGACGACACCCGATCCATCACGTACGCCGAGTTGCTGGCTGACGTGCAGAAGGCGGCTAACGCGCTCAAGGACTTGGGCGTCCAGACCGGGGATCGCGTCGCGGTCTATCTGCCGATGATCCCCGAGGCCGTCGTCGCCCTGCTGGCGTGTGCCCGGATCGGCGCCCCGCACTCGGTGGTCTTCGGTGGCTTCTCCTCCGATGCGTTGCGCTCGCGGATCTCCGACGCCGACGCCAAGGTGGTCATCACCGCCGACGGTGGCTATCGGCGCGGCAAGCCCTCGGCCCTCAAACCAGCGGTCGACGAAGCGGTCACCGGCGACAGCCCGGTCGAGCACGTGCTCGTGGTGCGCCGCACCGGCCAGGACGTCGCCTGGACCGACAAGGACATCTGGTGGCACGACGCGCTGGAGGCCGCTGATCCCGAATGTGCCCCCGTGCCAGTGGATTCCGAGCACCCACTCTTCCTGCTCTACACCTCCGGCACGACCGGCAAACCCAAGGGCATCCTGCACACCACCGGTGGCTACTTGCTCCAGGCGGCCTACACCAACTCTGTCGTGCACGACGTGCACCCCGAGACCGACGTCTACTGGTGCACCGCCGACGTGGGTTGGGTGACCGGCCACTCCTACATCGTCTACGGGCCGCTGGCCAACGGCGCGACCCAGGTGCTCTATGAAGGCACACCCGACACCCCGCACAAGGGCCGCTGGTGGGAGATCATCGAGCAGTTCAAGGTGTCGATCTTCTACACCGCTCCGACGGCGATCCGCACCTGCATGAAGTGGGGCAAGGAGATCCCGGAGAAGTTCGATCTGTCCTCGATCCGGGTGCTTGGCTCCGTCGGTGAGCCGATCAACCCGGAGGCGTGGATCTGGTATCACGACGTCATCGGCGCCGGGAAGGCCCCGATCGTCGACACCTGGTGGCAGACCGAGACCGGGGCGATCATGATCTCGGCGCTGCCCGGTGTCACCTCGTTGCGCCCCGGTTCGGCCCAGATCGCCGTACCCGGAATCAGCGTGGATGTCGTTGATGACGCGGGCAATTCGGTGCCCAACGGATCCGGTGGCTACCTGATCGTCGACAAGCCGTGGCCAGCCATGCTGCGCGGGGTGTGGGGAGACCTGCAGCGGTTCAAGGACACCTACTGGGCGCGTTTCCCCGGGATCTACTTCGCCGGCGACGGTGCCAAGAAGGACGAGGACGGCAACATCTGGGTCCTCGGCCGGGTGGACGATGTCATGAACGTCTCCGGGCACCGGTTGTCGACCACGGAGATCGAGTCGGCGCTCGTGTCACACCCGAAGGTCGCCGAAGCAGCCGTCGTCGGTGCGACCGACGACACCACCGGTCAGGCAGTCTGCGCGTTCGTGATCCTGCGCGGCGACGCGGTGCAGGAAGCCGACGAACCCGGCGAGGGCGGTGACCTCGTGACCGAGTTGCGCAACCACGTCGCCAAGGAGATCGGCCCGATCGCCAAACCCCGTCAGATCATGGTGGTGGCCGAGCTGCCGAAGACCCGCTCGGGCAAGATCATGCGCCGCCTGCTGCGCGATGTCGCCGAGAATCGCGAGGTCGGTGACGTCACGACCCTGGCGGACTCCTCGGTGATGGATCTGATCAAGAGCGGCCTGTCGGGCAAGGACTGA
- a CDS encoding nitroreductase/quinone reductase family protein, protein MATTVIEQNGVERLFNRLMNWMAKHGVGPMGMQQLIVRGRASGKERTAAVNPLPLDGSLYLVAARGETQWVRNARVARTVVLRKRSRRSAYVIEQVHGDEAVPVLRAYLKKWGFEVKSFFDGVGPAASAADLAAAAEVHPVFRLSPCPTGRS, encoded by the coding sequence ATGGCAACGACGGTGATCGAACAGAACGGTGTCGAGCGGTTGTTCAACCGATTGATGAACTGGATGGCCAAACACGGCGTCGGCCCGATGGGTATGCAGCAGTTGATCGTTCGCGGTCGCGCCAGTGGCAAGGAGCGGACCGCGGCCGTGAACCCGCTACCCCTGGACGGTTCGCTCTACCTGGTGGCGGCCCGCGGGGAGACGCAGTGGGTGCGCAACGCACGGGTGGCCCGCACGGTGGTGCTGCGCAAGCGAAGCCGGCGATCGGCGTACGTCATCGAGCAGGTCCACGGCGACGAGGCGGTGCCGGTGCTGCGGGCGTATCTGAAGAAGTGGGGTTTCGAGGTGAAGTCGTTCTTCGATGGGGTCGGACCAGCTGCCTCGGCCGCCGACCTGGCGGCGGCGGCCGAGGTGCATCCGGTCTTCCGGCTCAGTCCTTGCCCGACAGGCCGCTCTTGA